From one Sulfurimonas sp. HSL-3221 genomic stretch:
- a CDS encoding TIGR01777 family oxidoreductase, whose amino-acid sequence MRIAMGGATGFVGRHLRKRFEAEGWAVIPLSRSDLALPAEALAEKLIGADVIINIAGAPVDRRWSRRYKALLVSSRVGTTKRLAEAIGLLDVKPSLYIGGSAVGIYPSKKWHDELSEEYAYTFLGDLCQQWEAAATEVKAHGVRTVIFRLGIVLGNGGMLARMLPAFRLGLGGVVGDGKQYLSWIHIGDLCEAFARAVTDAKMRGIYNLAAPRVSTNKELTEALGTKLHRPIFMRLPYWFLRLVFGEGAEVIAGGQWAVPRRLLDAGFTFRFEHLGDALDNLLTKRKD is encoded by the coding sequence ATGAGAATTGCCATGGGCGGTGCGACGGGGTTCGTCGGGAGACACCTGCGGAAACGATTTGAAGCGGAAGGATGGGCGGTCATTCCGCTCAGCCGCAGCGACCTCGCGCTTCCGGCCGAAGCGCTGGCCGAGAAGCTCATCGGCGCCGATGTCATCATCAATATCGCCGGCGCACCCGTCGACCGCCGCTGGAGCCGCCGCTACAAGGCGCTGCTCGTCTCGAGCCGCGTCGGCACGACGAAGCGCCTCGCCGAGGCGATCGGCCTGCTGGACGTCAAACCCTCCCTTTATATCGGCGGCTCCGCCGTCGGCATCTACCCCTCGAAAAAATGGCATGACGAACTGAGCGAAGAGTACGCCTACACCTTCCTCGGCGACCTCTGCCAGCAGTGGGAAGCCGCGGCAACGGAGGTCAAAGCGCACGGCGTCCGAACGGTTATCTTCCGCCTGGGCATCGTTCTGGGCAACGGGGGGATGCTCGCACGGATGCTCCCGGCCTTCCGGCTCGGCCTCGGCGGCGTCGTCGGCGACGGGAAGCAGTACCTCTCCTGGATCCACATCGGCGATCTTTGCGAGGCCTTCGCCCGCGCGGTCACCGATGCCAAGATGCGGGGAATCTACAACCTCGCGGCGCCCCGGGTCTCGACCAACAAGGAGCTCACCGAAGCGCTGGGAACGAAGCTGCACCGCCCCATCTTCATGCGCCTGCCCTACTGGTTTCTGCGCCTCGTTTTCGGCGAGGGCGCAGAGGTGATCGCCGGCGGCCAGTGGGCCGTGCCGCGGCGCCTGCTTGACGCCGGTTTCACCTTCCGATTCGAGCATCTAGGCGATGCCCTGGACAATCTGCTCACAAAACGGAAAGATTAA
- a CDS encoding cadherin-like domain-containing protein, which produces MIKISQVMLSVAAVIAIGGCGGGGSSNNTSSASGGGVVDGYVSGATVFVDSTGEGEHNDTELSTVTDANGDFAFEATIIDGTRIYAYGGTDISTGYPFEGRLSTVYDATRPDIVLSPLTTYVAAIMASDPSITFDAAADTVAANLGVTADQVKNDPMLDSDSFMAAQKVQKVAEVLTAATKSDGESFDAAYAKVFESLAATTFSSDFNATELAGQVSADTGVTLDPSIATFVETLAGTIDALAANVTTVNELDGFGETINTYAEAAEGAIENGDTAAVTELTTTLNDMNTTQVADEIETGTYVDPMIAALAEVEDALTNNITYLGTNTANDSITADLVLSSPAAAPYDTPDLNLTWSATPVGVIDVATGAVTRSATADVAVTLKATVANSLVTNNRVFDLVVKRNEFAPVAVADILTLDEDTNASLNVLANDTDQNGDMLFVSAVSTAGHGVTAINPDGTVTYTPAANYNGPDSFTYTVSDGTGRSADGNVSVTVISVNDAPTIGGTPATSVDQDAPYSFTPSSGDIDGDTLTFSIVNKPTWAAFDPATGALTGTPGNGDVGTTADINISVSDGTVTVALPLFSVTVVNVNDAPTIGGTPATSVNQDALYTFTPSSGDIDGDTLTFGIANKPAWATFDTATGTLSGTPGNADVGITTGIVISVSDSVLTAALAPFDLEVINVNDAPTASAATFQVQTNTQLDGDLNAYASDIDVGDTLTFTQVGTLAGLTLNSDGTFSFSSASEGNFTFDYQVSDGSLTSAAATVTINVVANLSPVAGDFAASTDEDTAVLIDVVAHTSDSDGSVDATTVTVSAATDGNLSVDPVTGVVTYMPNANFNGTDSFTYTIQDNQGATSLPGTVTVTVAPVNDAPTIDPIGNPPAAAVSSPIFEVQVSIADVDGDALTLSAVSSDSGVAAVSANGTTVAVDPTGVGTATVTVTVDDGVLSAQETFTVTVVADPVVTDTTFYEGMTLYSYWVEDNGTPAYETYTMSGGTMSTNGYLFDINSSAWVSASFGTNFMLNTADGTWTTEAAVSSTYTISADGTTLSSPFAAYQIAQAEVLDGQTVDIDIGGGMTLPVTFPSGALHYTMQSKYLVDTYILDWRPMNVSVPYAFMEDFMNNNYGNMIYWDDNSSTGARPQMNASFTAAVDDTGADVITLSLGMSGYLVSDSDNTQIVGTWTVGNLPNQAELTIFTELNASIPNYDALMRDGDIFVTLYNGEVWLGAHNAPTAGYVLDSDSSLMGNDIAMGAITTALENYTPPVPPVTVDEFYALTEIPISQAEWDALAKAQVSLLADMDLWGVWPDSNGTAVYAVNSDGLYADSNGTVMFKDINGTVTDSFAFTINPAGTELNVSIPPSGHLFANLGDVYDQAALEAMFGITMPAGSVGYKTAHLRLSDEYDFWGMLTSYDVNYSSMTFTTLADFVAANQGGTGGYVFNVNGTTGIQFNTGDAYTDINSNGTVVLIDFSDMQNPQVVESGSWHVQNDGNGDVIIVELPSMNWPFAATVMNDGGGDYVAEGEMQPAFTGDIEIKFNIIARDALINYFMSGGGSSTTPTTANDSTLVGAWALGGITTMDALLIIADNDKYMGVQQVLGTNGVIGGVEVGQYTLDASGSFTSAAPVINTNAGDTAVGATVSDNGDDTATLTSIDGTVVLNRLSSAISPEAGAWIVNQSTTGNIKFVIMVLDGAGNYMVADIDDSQSSDPVGSEPGTVGRFNMTEFGTYVVETNGTVTMTPAAPTDESAVCTDTITSGCDTIAGDTNMEFGLTVDDTLGSQVPVNMTVSFDPTNNYMTVDGSMVFTRVVPGGPTIFQ; this is translated from the coding sequence ATGATCAAGATAAGCCAGGTCATGCTGTCTGTGGCTGCCGTAATCGCGATTGGCGGTTGCGGCGGTGGCGGCAGCAGTAATAATACGAGCAGCGCCAGCGGCGGCGGTGTGGTGGACGGATATGTATCGGGAGCGACCGTCTTTGTCGACAGCACCGGCGAAGGGGAGCATAACGATACGGAGCTGTCGACGGTGACCGACGCGAACGGCGACTTCGCCTTTGAGGCGACCATAATCGACGGAACGAGGATCTATGCCTACGGCGGTACCGATATCAGTACGGGCTACCCCTTTGAAGGGAGGCTCTCAACCGTCTATGACGCGACGCGTCCGGATATCGTCCTTTCCCCTTTGACAACCTATGTCGCGGCGATCATGGCATCGGACCCGTCGATCACGTTCGATGCTGCGGCCGATACGGTCGCGGCCAACCTCGGGGTGACTGCCGATCAGGTCAAAAACGACCCGATGCTCGACAGCGACAGCTTTATGGCGGCGCAGAAAGTGCAGAAGGTCGCCGAAGTACTGACCGCCGCGACAAAAAGCGACGGCGAATCGTTTGACGCTGCCTATGCGAAAGTGTTTGAATCGCTGGCAGCCACGACGTTCAGCAGCGACTTTAACGCGACCGAGCTGGCCGGCCAGGTCAGTGCCGATACGGGGGTGACGCTCGATCCGTCGATCGCGACTTTTGTTGAAACGCTCGCCGGGACGATCGATGCGCTCGCGGCAAACGTCACGACCGTCAACGAACTGGACGGTTTCGGCGAGACGATCAACACCTACGCCGAAGCCGCGGAAGGAGCGATCGAAAACGGCGATACGGCCGCCGTCACGGAGCTGACGACGACGTTGAACGACATGAACACGACCCAGGTCGCCGATGAGATCGAAACGGGAACCTATGTCGACCCGATGATCGCCGCGCTGGCAGAGGTTGAGGATGCCCTTACAAACAACATCACCTACCTCGGGACGAATACGGCCAATGACAGCATTACGGCCGATCTCGTCCTGAGCAGTCCCGCCGCGGCACCCTATGATACGCCGGATCTTAACCTGACATGGTCGGCGACCCCTGTGGGCGTCATCGATGTCGCGACCGGCGCCGTGACACGCAGTGCTACGGCGGACGTGGCCGTGACGCTCAAAGCGACGGTCGCGAACAGCCTGGTCACGAATAACCGTGTATTTGACCTTGTCGTCAAGCGCAACGAGTTTGCCCCGGTAGCGGTGGCCGACATTCTGACCCTCGACGAGGATACCAATGCGTCGCTCAATGTCCTGGCGAACGATACGGACCAAAACGGCGACATGCTCTTCGTCTCGGCAGTTTCAACCGCAGGCCACGGTGTGACGGCGATCAATCCTGACGGGACGGTGACCTACACCCCGGCCGCGAACTACAACGGCCCGGACAGCTTCACCTATACGGTCAGCGACGGCACGGGACGCAGTGCCGACGGCAACGTCAGCGTGACCGTCATTTCTGTGAACGATGCGCCGACGATCGGCGGGACGCCGGCAACGTCGGTCGACCAGGATGCACCGTACAGCTTCACGCCGTCGTCCGGTGATATCGACGGCGACACGCTGACCTTCAGTATCGTCAACAAGCCGACGTGGGCGGCGTTCGACCCGGCAACGGGGGCGCTGACGGGTACGCCGGGCAACGGTGACGTCGGTACGACCGCCGATATCAATATCTCGGTCAGTGACGGTACGGTGACGGTCGCCCTGCCGCTCTTCTCCGTGACGGTCGTCAACGTGAACGATGCGCCGACGATCGGCGGTACGCCGGCGACGTCGGTGAACCAGGACGCGCTCTACACCTTTACGCCGTCTTCGGGTGATATCGACGGCGACACGCTGACCTTCGGCATTGCCAACAAGCCCGCCTGGGCAACGTTCGACACTGCGACGGGTACGCTTTCGGGCACCCCGGGCAATGCCGATGTCGGCATCACTACGGGGATCGTTATCTCCGTCTCCGACTCGGTACTGACGGCAGCGTTGGCACCGTTCGATCTGGAGGTGATCAACGTCAATGACGCCCCAACGGCGTCGGCTGCAACGTTCCAGGTGCAGACGAATACCCAGCTCGACGGCGATCTGAATGCGTATGCGTCGGATATCGATGTCGGCGATACGCTGACCTTCACACAGGTCGGGACGCTTGCCGGGCTGACACTCAACAGTGACGGTACCTTCAGCTTCAGCAGTGCGTCCGAAGGCAACTTTACCTTTGATTATCAGGTCTCCGACGGCAGCCTCACAAGCGCTGCGGCAACGGTCACCATCAATGTCGTGGCCAACCTGTCGCCCGTCGCAGGCGACTTTGCGGCCAGTACCGATGAAGATACGGCGGTGCTGATCGACGTGGTGGCACACACCAGCGACAGCGACGGTTCGGTAGATGCCACGACGGTGACGGTCTCCGCCGCGACGGACGGTAACCTGAGCGTTGACCCGGTGACGGGCGTTGTGACCTATATGCCGAATGCAAACTTTAACGGTACAGACAGCTTTACCTACACGATTCAGGACAACCAGGGCGCGACCTCGCTTCCGGGGACGGTCACGGTTACGGTAGCGCCTGTTAATGACGCCCCGACGATCGATCCCATCGGCAATCCGCCTGCCGCGGCGGTCAGTTCGCCGATTTTTGAAGTGCAGGTCTCCATTGCCGATGTTGACGGCGATGCACTGACGCTGAGCGCGGTATCGTCCGATTCGGGGGTTGCCGCGGTTTCGGCGAACGGTACGACGGTGGCAGTCGACCCGACCGGTGTCGGTACGGCGACCGTGACGGTCACCGTCGACGACGGTGTTCTTAGTGCACAGGAGACCTTTACCGTAACGGTCGTTGCCGATCCGGTGGTAACCGATACGACGTTCTATGAGGGCATGACGCTCTACAGCTACTGGGTCGAAGATAACGGTACACCGGCATACGAAACCTATACGATGAGCGGCGGTACGATGAGTACGAACGGATACCTGTTTGACATAAACAGTAGCGCCTGGGTTTCTGCATCGTTCGGTACAAACTTTATGCTCAATACTGCCGACGGTACATGGACGACGGAGGCAGCCGTGTCGTCTACCTATACGATCAGCGCTGACGGTACGACACTCTCTTCTCCCTTTGCGGCGTACCAGATCGCTCAGGCGGAAGTGCTGGACGGCCAGACGGTTGATATCGACATCGGCGGCGGTATGACGCTGCCGGTGACCTTCCCCTCAGGCGCTCTGCACTATACGATGCAGAGCAAGTATCTTGTCGATACATACATCCTTGACTGGCGCCCGATGAATGTCAGCGTGCCATACGCTTTCATGGAAGATTTCATGAACAACAACTACGGGAACATGATCTACTGGGACGATAACAGCTCGACAGGGGCACGGCCGCAGATGAATGCCTCCTTTACTGCAGCGGTGGATGATACGGGTGCTGACGTCATAACGCTCAGCCTGGGAATGAGCGGCTACCTGGTCAGTGACAGCGATAACACTCAAATCGTTGGTACCTGGACGGTCGGCAATCTTCCGAATCAGGCAGAGCTGACGATCTTCACCGAACTCAATGCCAGTATCCCGAATTACGATGCATTGATGCGAGACGGCGATATCTTCGTGACGCTGTACAACGGCGAGGTCTGGCTGGGGGCGCACAATGCACCGACGGCTGGCTATGTGCTTGACAGTGACAGCAGTCTGATGGGGAATGATATCGCAATGGGTGCGATTACAACGGCACTCGAAAACTACACACCGCCGGTACCGCCGGTAACGGTGGATGAGTTCTACGCGTTGACCGAGATCCCCATCAGTCAGGCGGAGTGGGATGCCCTTGCCAAGGCCCAGGTCTCCCTCCTTGCCGATATGGACCTGTGGGGCGTCTGGCCCGACAGCAACGGTACGGCGGTCTATGCGGTCAATTCCGACGGGCTCTATGCCGACTCGAACGGTACGGTCATGTTCAAGGATATCAACGGCACGGTGACGGATAGTTTTGCTTTCACGATCAATCCTGCCGGTACGGAGCTCAATGTCTCTATTCCGCCGAGCGGCCATCTCTTTGCAAACCTGGGAGATGTCTATGACCAGGCGGCACTCGAAGCGATGTTCGGCATCACCATGCCTGCGGGCTCCGTCGGATACAAAACGGCGCACCTGCGCTTGAGCGACGAATACGATTTCTGGGGGATGCTGACATCTTATGATGTGAACTACTCCTCCATGACGTTCACGACGCTGGCGGACTTCGTCGCGGCCAACCAAGGCGGCACGGGCGGTTACGTCTTCAACGTCAACGGCACTACCGGTATCCAGTTCAATACCGGCGATGCTTATACGGATATCAACAGCAACGGGACGGTCGTGCTGATCGATTTCAGCGATATGCAGAACCCGCAGGTCGTGGAAAGCGGCAGCTGGCATGTCCAGAATGACGGCAACGGCGATGTCATCATCGTCGAGCTGCCGAGTATGAATTGGCCGTTCGCCGCGACGGTGATGAACGACGGGGGCGGCGATTATGTCGCCGAGGGCGAAATGCAACCGGCGTTTACGGGCGATATCGAGATCAAGTTCAATATCATCGCCCGCGATGCGCTGATCAATTACTTTATGAGTGGAGGGGGCAGCAGCACCACGCCTACGACCGCCAACGATTCGACGCTGGTCGGTGCCTGGGCGTTGGGCGGCATCACGACGATGGACGCCCTCCTGATCATCGCCGATAACGACAAGTACATGGGGGTTCAGCAGGTCCTGGGCACGAACGGTGTCATCGGCGGCGTGGAAGTCGGTCAGTACACGCTCGACGCCTCCGGCAGCTTCACCTCGGCCGCCCCGGTGATCAACACCAATGCCGGCGATACTGCCGTGGGAGCGACGGTGAGCGATAACGGCGATGATACGGCAACGTTGACCAGCATTGACGGTACGGTGGTATTAAACCGTCTGAGCAGTGCAATCAGTCCGGAAGCGGGGGCATGGATCGTCAACCAGTCGACGACCGGCAACATCAAATTTGTCATCATGGTCCTGGACGGCGCCGGCAACTATATGGTTGCCGACATTGACGACAGCCAGAGCTCCGATCCGGTCGGTTCAGAACCGGGGACCGTCGGGCGCTTTAACATGACCGAGTTCGGTACCTATGTGGTCGAAACGAACGGCACGGTAACGATGACGCCGGCTGCCCCGACGGACGAGAGCGCGGTCTGTACCGATACGATTACCTCCGGATGCGATACTATCGCCGGCGACACGAACATGGAGTTCGGCCTGACGGTCGACGATACGCTCGGGTCGCAGGTCCCGGTCAACATGACGGTCAGTTTCGATCCGACCAACAACTACATGACAGTCGACGGCAGCATGGTGTTCACCCGGGTCGTACCCGGCGGACCGACGATCTTCCAGTAA